One stretch of Equus przewalskii isolate Varuska chromosome 9, EquPr2, whole genome shotgun sequence DNA includes these proteins:
- the LOC139085445 gene encoding galectin-7-like, whose product MAGSSVVLHKSPLPEGVRVGNVMRIRGVVPDNAGRFFVNLLCSEGPEAEYALHFNPRLDRSEVVFNTMEQGRWGREERGQGIPFQRGQPFDVLIITTEDGFKAVVGDSEYYHFRHRIPPANVRLLEVGGDLQLDSVKVF is encoded by the exons ATGGCAGGGAGCTCT GTCGTGCTGCACAAGAGCCCGCTGCCTGAGGGCGTCCGAGTGGGCAACGTGATGAGAATTCGTGGTGTTGTCCCCGACAATGCTGGCCG GTTCTTTGTAAACCTGCTGTGCAGCGAGGGGCCCGAGGCCGAGTATGCCCTGCATTTCAACCCGCGGCTGGACAGGTCCGAAGTGGTCTTCAACACTATGGAGCAGGGCCGCTGGGGCCGAGAGGAGCGCGGCCAGGGCATTCCCTTCCAGCGTGGGCAGCCCTTCGACGTGCTCATCATCACCACCGAAGATGGCTTCAAG GCGGTGGTCGGAGACTCGGAATACTACCACTTCCGCCACCGGATCCCGCCGGCGAACGTGCGCCTGCTGGAAGTGGGTGGAGACCTGCAGCTGGATTCGGTGAAGGTCTTCTGA